The Setaria italica strain Yugu1 chromosome IX, Setaria_italica_v2.0, whole genome shotgun sequence genome has a window encoding:
- the LOC101760801 gene encoding actin cytoskeleton-regulatory complex protein PAN1 — MKKASAASRYAAYDSPSPSPSPRRAAPSAPAAAATPGGAHGSSSSRSRALVVAGRSGRDLLGGRPQPQHQGNLGSVLRRLISMDKKPPSAKGHLPVPPAAAAAAAAKNNGGGKLPGLSRKLFQKGPSADAAAANKTKALTDVKNGGNNANTRTLAMVLRSERELLAQSKAQEDEIAALRLQLENKDREVERLKDLCLRQREEIRTLKDAVLFPDAEREPEPDRRLRDEISTLTGQIQCLAQELAQVKAEKHSARSCFEDDGYCSSPRTPGFNEETAFSLECSIGEAETPNYGSPDEMFSKDLNPCLTPCIAKSKSDVSAQIQSSSHSTKECQESSGSLRSSSKAKTDRSYNSFGRPMSKSSDHHKPTSGTSNKRRVYKSDQDKIYQNLF; from the exons ATGAAGAAGGCGTCCGCGGCCTCGCGCTACGCGGCCTACGactccccgtccccgtccccgtccccgcgccgcgcggcgccctcagcccccgccgcggccgcgaccCCGGGAGGAgcgcacggcagcagcagcagccgcagccgcgcGCTGGTGGTGGCTGGGAGATCCGGCCGCGACCTGCTGGGCGGCAGGCCGCAGCCCCAGCACCAGGGCAACCTGGGCTCCGTGCTCCGGCGGCTCATCTCCATGGACAAGAAGCCGCCTTCCGCCAAGGGCCACCTCCCGgtgcctcctgccgccgccgccgcagcggcggcgaagAACAACGGCGGCGGGAAGCTGCCGGGGCTGTCGCGGAAGCTATTCCAGAAGGGGCCGTCCGCCgacgcggcagcggccaataAGACGAAGGCCCTGACGGACGTCAAGAACGGCGGCAACAACGCCAACACGCGGACGCTCGCCATGGTGCTGCGCAGCGAGCGGGAGCTCCTGGCGCAGAGCAAGGCGCAGGAGGACGAGATCGCCGCGCTCCGCCTGCAGCTCGAGAACAAGGACCGGGAGGTGGAGCGGCTCAAGGACCTGTGCCTGCGCCAGCGGGAGGAGATCAGGACGCTCAAGGACGCCGTCCTGTTCCCGGACGCAGAgcgggagccggagccggaccGCCGCCTCCGGGATGAGATCTCCACGCTCACCGGTCAGATCCAGTGCCTTGCGCAGGAGCTCGCCCAG GTTAAGGCCGAGAAGCACTCGGCAAGGTCCTGCTTTGAAGATGATGGATACTGCTCTTCCCCTAGGACGCCGGGGTTTAACGAGGAGACCGCTTTCTCTCTG GAGTGCAGCATTGGGGAAGCTGAGACACCAAACTATGGTAGCCCAGATGAAATGTTCAGCAAAGATCTTAACCCTTGCCTGACCCCCTGCATTGCCAAGAGCAAATCCGATGTATCTGCACAAATCCAGTCTTCTTCCCATTCCACAAAG GAGTGCCAGGAATCCAGTGGTTCTcttcgcagcagcagcaaggcaaAAACAGACCGCTCTTACAATTCTTTTGGAAGGCCAATGTCGAAGAGCTCTGATCATCACAAGCCTACCTCAGGCACCAGCAACAAACGACGAGTATACAAATCCGATCAAGACAAGATCTATCAGAACCTGTTTTga